In the genome of Candida dubliniensis CD36 chromosome 3, complete sequence, the window AGATTGcatcatcattataatAATCGAATGACAAAGTAAATACATATATGCCAAGTATAGTACCTCATAATTTCTTACAAAGATGGGAAGTTTTTGTCATTAACTTCTGGTTTAGCAGCACCACCTCTGCCACCTCTCTTGGCGCCACCTCTGGCACCACCTCTTGCACCACCTCTTTTACCACCTCTAAATCCGCCTCTGGTGTTTTGAGGTTGTTCGTCACCAAAACTGGCATCAATATCTAAAAAGACCTTTTCCTTTTGGGCCTTGGATTTGACCTTCTTGGAGTGGGTGGAAGCAAAGAAAACTTCTTGTTCCTTTTCAATCTTTTCTTCACTGGTCCATTTTTCTTCAGCACCTTCATTGGCTTGTCTGAGTTTCTTGGATCCttctaattcttgttttgataattcCAATTCAGCAAGGTATTCTTGCAACGATTTCTTTGGAGTAGCGTTAGCAGATTCATCGTTTTCTTCAGCTTCAGCTTCCAATTCAGCTTCAGCATCTTCAGTACCTTCAACTTCACCTTCTAATTCTCTCTTGTCACTTTGACCCCATCCTTGTTGCAATTTCTTCTTAGAATCGGTCTTACCGGTTCTTGAATGACGATCAAATGGTTTCTTGGAATGTTTGGTGGCAGTAGATTGAGGTGGAGCAACATCTTTGTTGAAGttcttgtttttcaaaGCAGCTTCGTTACCAGTTGgttgcttcttcttcttagCCTTGGCAGGGTCAGCTGAAGAAGGAGCGGAATCTGATTTCTTGGAAGAGGTGTTTTTCTTGACAACTTCTCTAATTGGAGCTGAAGAAGCAGCATCCTCTTCGACATCATTACCTAATAAATCGTACAAATTCtaggggaaaaaaaaagaacaacgGGTTAGTATTCTAGCGTAATATATGATGGTTCATAAAACAGAGCGTTGTGCTGGAAtgggaaagaaaaaaataaatctcAAAGAAATATCTTGGAGTAATAGCCCTCACACGATCCCTTGTCTCagtctaaaaaaaaagaaaaaatgattGGAATAGCATCAAGAAATCAACAAGAATTCTATAATGACTCCCAAAAATGAAGTTTCTAAATTGACCATTGAATCTTATTTGTTGATCTCTCAATTCATGTCAAGTGGTTGTTTGGTAATTTCCAAGTTCATTGACTCTCTTAATTCATCTTCCtccaataaacaaatttggCAATTGTGGGAAACAATACACTTTCAATTGTTCCTTTTCGGAGCTTATTCCCAAGAACTTTCTTCCATTCAATGCTCTTGTTCTAAACCATTTTGATATACTCTATTCATGTTGAACATACtttgttttgaaaagaCATTGTTTTACCTGGtgttttctttcctttcctttcctttcttttcaGTGCTTGGAagcaaaaaatttttcttttcaacgaaagaaaattttttttttttttttttgagctTGAAATTTAGCAAATCTTGTAAGACAATAAAGGTTTCACCTCACTCTCTCACACAcactttctttctttctcttccATTAAAAAGATCTCTGTCATTTTTCTTGCTAgtttaaacaattgaaaaaatgtTTATGTGCAGGATGATAATTCAGTGCTGGGTAAATTCCTCTCTTACAGTTGCTTAAAGAATTGATATGAACTATTATACATTATTCCTactttctgtttttttctttaacgTTGTCAGAAATACTAACAAATTCTTCACCTACTCTAGTCAAAAAGGCTTTTATAGCCAAGCGCAACTCGCTGGACATACTCTTTgtaaacaatttcaatgtCAAGTGATATAAAACAGGACAATGTTTCACAaagtcatcatcatccaatTCAACATATCCCTCATAAATTTCCACTATCACCGGCTTCCATGTTGAAATGTTTCGTTGCTGGTTAGTTTCATCAAGGTCTGAATACCTTTCGACAATTGTGTTGCACAATGGTACAAGATAATCCAATAAACTCTGCTTGTTTGCTGGTGATGTCTTGTCATCATCACAATACATTCTAAAAGTGATGTTAATAAACACAGCAGCAGAGGACGATTCttgtttcaataaatttggtAACCTCTCTATTACACCAGCGTTCCATAATCTGACTCGCAAATCGTAATCATCATTAAACTTTTTAGCGAAATTGTAACTCTTGAATAACAATTTTGCCATCTtcaacaaataatgataagGCACATTTTCATAAAAGTCATCGCTTTCAAATAGTTCAGACAATGATTGTATTAATAACAATTGCAACACACTTTTCACAACAATAGATGATTtatcttttgattttttcaatctttcTTCAGCATCATCGATAATAGGATTCTTGCTTTCCCTGTGTTCCACTTCTTCTCCACCAATATCACTTGAACCACCTTCGCCATCTTTAGCAGTTCTATTTCTGAGTGGATCGGATGTAAACAACTCTTTAGCGGTTGTTAATTCAAACAAGTTGCTAAGAGCATCCGAAACTTTTCCCCAATGTTCATAATTAAAGTTTTGGGCATTgtcaattaataatgaaatcaagCATTCGCGTCCAATACGAGCAATTGTATCGTTTTCTTGACATATACAAGATATTATCAACTCAAGATAGCCATCAAGAAAGCTGTTCAAGGCATCAAAATAATGAGTGAATAATGTCATCATGCTTTTCAAAGCTTGAATCAAAGTTGTTGATAGCCAAACTGACAATTGGtcattaatatcatcaagCCCAATCTCCCAGTGATTACTCAATACATGAAAGATAGGAAACAACAAGTTTTCACAAAtgattttccaaaattcaaaatcaaaatactGACCATATTTCATCAACACATCAAACAAATTAGTCAAGGCTCGTGATCTAACCTCCAACTCTTCTCCAgtcataataatatcatgGAAACCATACAAAACCGGGAACCACAATTTCACTAGATGctcatttttttcaatgtcAGGAACGATTGGTTTATTATCTTCGCCAGTGTTAAGAACAGTGTATTGGGCAATTTCATGGATTAGTCTGGACAATACATCTAACGATAGTAAACTGATTCTTTGGAACTTTTCGTTTTTGGCCATTACCGTGAAACAAACCACTAAATCTGAAAATGAGTCTTGGAGTCTTACTTCCTCAACATATTCTTTGTTTATCCAGTTGGCCATTTTGTAAGCTTTCATCACAATTGACTCTTTGTTCTCTTTGGCTGCAGCAGTGCAAACCCCAAATATTGTTTTCCACCCggatttaattttatcagCTCTGGCAAGAATCATATTGTTGATGCATTCCAAAACCATATCCTTTACTTCAAGAGAATCATTGTGCAATATAACATACTCAAATGGctttaaaaattctttttgaaatttaaaatGAGCCAATTCCTCGATTTCCAAAAATCTCATTGACAACTGACGCAAAGAATCCAACGCAAAAAACAGAATAGCAGGATTAGTATGACAACCAACTGCATTGAAGGTTTCACCCATGGCAGCCCAAAGCTGAGACCATTCTAAACGGATTCTACTCATATTGTAGTAACAAATATCCACAACCTTTTGTAATGAATAGGTTCTAGGGTTGGTGCTTTGACCAGAAGAATCTATTTCCTCTTGTGCTACCTCAGATAATGCTCTGACAAACTGGACAATACTTTCTCCCGATAAATTAGCACTATTTGTAAACACTTTATCAATAGCAACTTCCAACTCCGTCTTTGTCAATAAGCTAGCAGCTTCAGGAGACAATTGCTGATTGTGGAACTTGCTTGCTGCTGTTTGAGCCGGTGTTtgggaagaagaaaacgACCTGAAGAAGCTACTGCTAGTTCGAGAAGTTTCCAAAGAGTTCCTAGTTACAAGTTTGGCAATGGTAACGTCTGGAATCGAATCCTGATCCACACCTTGAGCAATTAACTGTAATCGTTCCAATTGCGATATAGATGTTAAAATTTGAACCCAAGCATCACGACCCAAATGGTCACCTTCAGAAACTGCCAAATCCAACATGATGTAAATTGAATCgatgtttttttgtttcatttcttCGTAATTATGGAGATTCTGAAATTGAACCAAAGCACTAATAAAAGACGTTTTGGCATAATCCAAACCAAACATACACGCAATGCGAATAGATAACTTAATTCCTTCAAGACATGTTCGGCTGACATCCTCTTCATCATATTCTTTGAAAGGCGGAGTGAGTGCAGCTAATACCGACATCCACAATGTATCAAAAATCGATTTCACGTGCAACACATTGCTCGCAGCATAGAATATGCCCTCCAGATCATCTGACTTTGATTTTTTGCCCAAGTTTCTCATCAACTTTTCTGTCTTGGTTGACATTTCTTTTGATGCATGAATGTATGCTTCACGTGTAACATCTCGCCCACCAAAGAACCCTATTGATTGACCAGATGCAGGAACAGAAAGATCTCCCGCTAATAATGCTGCATGTTGTTCTGATTGTAACTTGATCTCGTCATTGAGAATTTCATCATAAATCTTTTCCAAGAATTCTCTGGGTAAATCCTTACCATCATCAATTCCAGAATTGTTCATAATAAAGCTGTCGATCGTCattctatttttaatttgagGGGAGTGCAAGTCAGTGTTCAACATAATAACTGAATAGGCTAAAATGTACGCTGCATCAGCATTTGTGAAAACATCGGGATTTCCCAAAACATATCTTTCAGCAAACTTTAACATAAACCTATCAATCTTCTGGGCTTCCCCAGGTAACCTGAAAGACTGTAAAAACCTTCTCATTGCATCGACAAATCCTGTTTTCTCAAATTCcatttcatcaacaaatgcATGCATGATAGCAATGTTCTTTTCATCCCCTTCCCCAAGGTATTCTCCAATGGTAGCTTTGTCTAATCCATCTGTTGTTAAAAGAAACTTGGCAATGTCATTTGGGTCGTCAGAAGTAATAAAtccattatcaataaagtAGCGCAACCCCTTTTTGGCTTTCTGATTAAATTGTCGCACACCTTCCAAATACgccttttttctttgcttctgattttcaaattgCTGAGGATTATCACTCTCAGTTAAGCTATCACCATTGACAAATGAGTGGTTTCTCGAAGCGCTGATCGATGTATTTGTTGAATCTGAACGGTTTCTGAGTGACAATAACGACttgttattatcattattatcaatagtAAACAGTTTAGAGTTTGCATTGGTAAGACCACGTTGTGCCCATGAATACAACGAGCGCAAAAATGCCACAGCACACCCGATTGAAGTCATTTTTAATGCATACTCCAAGGGAAATTGACTATAGATCTCTGGCTCAGGTGGCCTTGAAGACATAGTTTTGCTAGTAAGATTCgaaattttgtttatgtCATAAACAGATATTCCGTTTCTTCTGTTTTCACGATAGGCGTATTTTTGTTGTGGAGTGACTTCAACTCTTTGCAATGAAAGTTTGGTTAAGTAATCAATAAGCTTCTCACAGATATTTGGCATGTTACTGTCACAAtcataattcaaataaaactCAATAATACATCTCGAATCATTGCATAATCGTTCAATTATCGACAATAAATAGCGCTTTTGATGAGCACTTGAAGTTTTCATTTCAGCAACGGGGAAATAGATTTCATCCCAAAAGACTGGTATTTCTCTCTTGAATTCCGCCCTCAAGTTTGAAATGATGAGCCAAAAAATTTCCAATGAAAGTTCAAAGACAGGAGCTAATGCTGAAGCGGCATTCTTCGAAAGTGCCAAATTGATATATTGTCTTACTGCGTTTACCATCCGCACATGCTCGTTGGTATTTGAAGATAAAATTATAACATCGCGACTTAAGAATATATCAATATGGTCCTTCAAAATTGTGTGGACTATGTGCAATGACAATAATTTTGATCTCACTGAATGTGATTTCATATCAATTGTGGCTGAATCTAACGACTTGATTGAAAGCTTGCACATTGCTCTGAATACTAAAAATGCATCCTTTACTGCTAAATCCTCATCCGTTTCTGTGGCAAAATTGGCTTCATTTAAGCgatcattatcattgatAACATCGCTCAAGTTTTCCAATCGTTTTAACGTAAGCTTCTCTTGGTCCTCCGTTTCACCAGAAGCTTCGATTTCCAAATTATCATCTGACGATGAGGATATTAATCGAGGAGTACTGTTTCTTTTACTCTTATTCTTGACAGACTCTTCAACTCTTTGGAAAATGGTTCCAATGACCTGAGTCAAAATTCCTTGAGCAACCGCTTGATTCCTGGCTGTTAATGAAAAGATGAATACATTATAAATCTGTCTAACAGCTTGTAGTAAAGATGCACCGTGACATGGCATCAAAAGAATACTATGCATCAAAGCTCTCACTACTTGCATTTCTAGTTCAGGATCAGTTCCCTCCCCTTCGAAACAAGCTGATATTACGCTCACCGAATCATCAGTTAGTTTAACCTGTTCCAAGTAATCGTCAAACTGTGcataatcaaataatttggcaaataaatcaattgcttTTGATTTTAAGTTTGTGCTTGACGTATCGCAACATGCTTTTAGGGcattaaatataatttgagGATTTTTCGATTCTGGATCATTTAAAGAATCAAGGGCAGTCTGgatcaaattcttgaagCTTTCATCCTTTTTCACCTCTTTTGAAGTAAGAATTGCGTCGaatgtttttttaaagatttGTGCATTGTCGACTGTTGcatttgatgaaatagATAAAATCGAACTCTGACGAATATGGTTAGCAGTTGGGGTGCTCTGGACTGATACGTCCTCAGCTGGAGTCACTACTGTGTCAGGGATCGCTTCTGGTGAGTTATTGATTTTAGGTGTTCCCTTAGTATTGGCATTGGAGGTGTTGTCCGTATCAGTATTAGACTTATCACTCTCAGTGTTTTTAGGTGAATTGTTGCCATCTAAAGTAGGAACTGTATCCTCCTTTAcatcttcaatatttgttgtttcctGTACTTCGTTATCAGGTTGATGCAATTCCACTTCTGTAATTGGATCTGAGGAATCATCGGGGTTTTTATTTCCATTCAGAGTGTTATCTGTGTTagtgttttcattttggCCATTTTTCTCAATTGACTCTAACAGAGTCTCAATTTCATGAGGCTTCAGagcttcttcttcttgttctgACATTAATTGATCTCGTCTTATTTACCACCTAGTTTTTAAAATAGTGTAGaaataacaacaaataaataaaagcCGAACGCTTGAACAATAAGAAGTTACTATATTTAtgcaaatcaatttttatttgttgttctcatttttttttttttttctctcacTTCTTGGTGAGAAAATGTAATATTAGTGAGTGGTGTTGGTTGTGTTGTGTTGGGCTTTTCATTGTCGTGGCAGTGAAGAGAATAAAATGAGACcagttttcttttaaaaccaccaaaatgagaaaaaatagaaaaattggACATAAAATTCcacaaaactaaaaaaagcTTTGATCAATTATACACGCACATATCTAAACCACTACGAAATTCTAAAATTCACTTAAAGCAACAGCAGTAGCTTGGAAATCATCatgagaaattgaaatacTTACGTTTTTAACACCAGCTTTAGTAGCAGCTTTTTTGGCCTCACCATGCAAAACTACTTTAGGAGCACCATTAATGTCACGGGtgatttcaatatcaatcaaGCTTGCTCCAGCACCTTTTGATTCAACGCCTAAGGCTTTAAAAACAGCTTCCTTTGCTGACCAAGTTCCAGTAAATGAGGCTTGTGGATGAGCAGTATTTGCACAgtattcaatttcattaccAGTAAAgtttctttcaataaagGTCTCGTTGTCCAAATTAATTGCTGACAACAATTCAACATCTACTCCAACTCCTTTTGAAGATTTGTTTAAAGTTGATAACGCTTTAGCGGTTTTTTGAGCAACTTCACCAACATAAGATTGATTCGattgaattgttttgtCACTGAATACCAACTTCTTCTTGCTTTCTTCAACACGAGCCAATGGATCCAAATAAACTGGTTGTTCCAATTCGTCACTGTATGGAGCCTTATCTTTGGCAACAAACATGGTGTTTCTGGTAATTGCATTGTGCATGTAACGGTAGGTCTTTTTGTTTCTAGCGGAAACCTTGCTAGCGTATTCTTCATAAGTGGATCTATCCAAAACAGCAAACAAGTAATCTGGATGAACAACAACTGCTTGTGCACCTTTTTGACCGAAACCAAATGATGTAACAGAAACAGCCTTAATACCATCGGTTTGAATTGATCTTGATGGGTACAATACATATTCGTATTCCTCTAAAAGTTTATCAACATTATCAGCATTTCTATTTCCTGGAACAAGACCCGTCTCAAGAATTTGAATGGCACCATTCAACATCCAAGCACCAGCAGCACCTTTTGGATGACCTGTCAAGTATTTTTGGAACACACCAAATACTGGGTTACCTTCGGATCTACCCAAGTGCTTCATcatgttgttgattgtaGCTGATTCATTCTTATCGTTAGCAACAGTAGAAGTACCATGGAATGATGCAACACCAAGATCATCAATGGTTAAGTTAAAGGCAGCCAAAGACCCTCTTAATGGAGCAATTCTTGGATCAGACTTGTAGAATGAATTACCCCATTGTTTCTTGGCGTCTGAAACTTGTCTCTTTGATTCACGGTACACTTCTTCGgttctttctttcaaaaattcaTGCATGGAAAATTCGTCACCAAATTCTTCCTTGGCCAACTCGGCTTCTTCTTGCAAGTAAGAAAGTTCTGTTTCTTCCCaggatttgatttgttccAATCTTTTGTTCAATTGTCTTTTTCTATATTTGATGTTTAAAAGTGGAGATGGGTACTTCAAGTTTCCATGATGTTCTCTGGCAGTAGTCAAGATACCCTTACCTGGTGCTGGAACAGATCTACCAATTTTATCAGTGGCAGTAGCAGTCATGGCCAACACAGCATGGATTGGAACACCCATTTTAAGAGCTAAATCAGCAGTCATAATAACTTGAATACCAGAACCTTGAGCTTCCATGAAACCATTTCTGGTGGTCGTGGTTGGTCTGGACATTTCTTTTGGTGTTCTTCCGTGTTTGAATTCTTCAATAGAATTAGAAGTAGCATTCATGTTGGCGAATTCGTAGGACCCTTCTTCTTGGAAGTCATCGTAACCACCTACCAACACCACTTTAGCCTTACCAGACAAAATAGTTTCAATACCAATGTCAACCGATTCAACAGCAGTGGCACAAGCACCAACTGGAGTCTTGATTGGACCAGAGgaagacaacaacaacatattGACCCAAGCAGACATAGTGTTAATAAACGattcttgtaaaatatCATTTTGAACTGGTCTGTCAGCAAATCTATCTTTAAACATTCCTCTCAAAGCAGAAACACCTCCCATACCAGAACCAGAGCAATTACCAACTTCAGACACATGAACGTATTTGTAGAATTCGTATGGATCAGTGATACCAGCAGACAATAAAGCCTCAACAGTGGCAACCAACACATACAAAGTAATTGGGTCAACTTGACTAATAGTGTCTTCTGGAATACCATAGGTACGAGCGTCCCAACCGGTTGGAATTTGACCAGCAACTAATCTATCAAATCTCAAAGCTTTAGGAACGTACAAAGTTGCACCTTTCAAGATTCTGACTGTGTATTCACCgctttcttcaatttcgAAAATTTCACATTTTTCACCGTGTTCGTGTTTGTATTGCTCGGCTGTTTCTTTGGAACATTCAAATGGCTCTAAATCGTGTTGAACCACAACTTCTTGAATcatttgtttcttctttggGTCATAGCCATTGAACAATTCTGGCTCAATCAATCTAATACCAGAATGTTCTAAAATCTCTTCTTCGTATTTGGATTTAATATCTTTTTCGTCGATTGGAGTTTGAGTCTTGGCATCAACCCATCCAGAATATGGTTTTCCTTTCAAATTACCATTGTGATATTTAATGAACCCCATGATCCAAGCCATTTCAATAGCACCTTCCAAAGAAAATTCACCATAGGCTTCCATTTCCCATCTTGTTCTGGAGTTACCCCATGGACCAACTTCAGCAAAACCTgtcacaacaacaacattctCCAAGTCCAACATACCCTCCAATTCTGGAGcaatttgtttgatttcatCATAAGATTTCAAAGTTgggaaatcaaatttcaaGTTGGCTCTAGGTTCAACCATAACCTTGGAATAGTTTGCATCGACGTTATCACCATTGACAACTTTTTGTTCGATGGCTGATTCAATAGACACGGCTCTTCTGATGTCTGCAGTTTCCAATAAATCTGTTCTCAATTTAGATGTGAAATCCTTCAAGTTTTCGATGAACTGCAAGCCACCATTCAAGTCAGCCATAACAGGTTCTTCTTGACATAATTGTACAATCTCTGGTGTCAATAATCCTAAAATATTGAAAgccatttctttttgtgaGAAAGTTCTGACAcctaatttttcaataccTTCAGCAATAATGTTGTTGGCACTCATTAAACCTGTACCTCTAGTCCACCCAATGACGGCACCACAAATGGTCAACTTGGATCCCCAGTCTTCAGAATACCATCTGTTGAATAAAGTTTCCAATGAGATTTTAGATTCGGAGTACAACCCGTCAAATCCAAACGTTCCGTGATTTGGAGATAATGGCAAAATACATTGAGCTGGTCTAGTATCTGTTGCCTTTCTGGATTTGACAGCACCCAACAATCTTAAAAGGTTTGTTAACATGATTCTGTGGGCAAATTCAGATTTAGAATCAATGTTGTCGAGACCATTACCATTTTCTGGAATAGCAGCAAATGGAATAATTGCATCCAAATCCCAGCCTAAACCGCCTTTCTTTGGCTCGTCATAAATGTATTGGACCAATGCATCAACATCTTGTTTGGATCCTTGGTTGAAGGGAACAACAATTAAGGTAGATCCAGCTGCACCGTATCTGGCATACATGTTTTGATAATACTCGGTAACTTTCTTAGAAAATCTAGAGGTTGTAACAACAACTTTGGCACCACCACTGATTAAACCTTGCAAAATTTCGGCACCAATGGAGccagcaccagcaccagTAACCAAGACATACTTGTCTCTAAAGGTTAAACCATTAATGGCAGCTGATTCCAATCCATCCAAGTAGAGAGAAGACAACTTCTTATTGTACTCCCAACCGTCTTTGGTCTTTTTCTGAATGTGCAAGAATGGAATAGTTTGAGATGGAATAGTAGACGAGACAGGTTGGATGATAGAAGTCTTATCTGGTAAAGAagcaatttcatcatcGGAAGAAGGAGTGCAAGGAtcttctacttcttctgttggtgttgttggAA includes:
- a CDS encoding guanine nucleotide exchange protein, putative (Similar to S. cerevisiae SEC7;~In S. cerevisiae: guanine nucleotide exchange factor (GEF) for ADP ribosylation factors involved in proliferation of the Golgi, intra-Golgi transport and ER-to-Golgi transport; found in the cytoplasm and on Golgi-associated coated vesicles) yields the protein MSEQEEEASKPHEIETSLESIEKNGQNENTNTDNTSNGNKNPDDSSDPITEVELHQPDNEVQETTNIEDVKEDTVPTLDGNNSPKNTESDKSNTDTDNTSNANTKGTPKINNSPEAIPDTVVTPAEDVSVQSTPTANHIRQSSILSISSNATVDNAQIFKKTFDAILTSKEVKKDESFKNLIQTALDSLNDPESKNPQIIFNALKACCDTSSTNLKSKAIDLFAKLFDYAQFDDYLEQVKLTDDSVSVISACFEGEGTDPELEMQVVRALMHSILLMPCHGASLLQAVRQIYNVFIFSLTARNQAVAQGILTQVIGTIFQRVEESVKNKSKRNSTPRLISSSSDDNLEIEASGETEDQEKLTLKRLENLSDVINDNDRLNEANFATETDEDLAVKDAFLVFRAMCKLSIKSLDSATIDMKSHSVRSKLLSLHIVHTILKDHIDIFLSRDVIILSSNTNEHVRMVNAVRQYINLALSKNAASALAPVFELSLEIFWLIISNLRAEFKREIPVFWDEIYFPVAEMKTSSAHQKRYLLSIIERLCNDSRCIIEFYLNYDCDSNMPNICEKLIDYLTKLSLQRVEVTPQQKYAYRENRRNGISVYDINKISNLTSKTMSSRPPEPEIYSQFPLEYALKMTSIGCAVAFLRSLYSWAQRGLTNANSKSFTIDNNDNNKSLLSLRNRSDSTNTSISASRNHSFVNGDSLTESDNPQQFENQKQRKKAYLEGVRQFNQKAKKGLRYFIDNGFITSDDPNDIAKFLLTTDGLDKATIGEYLGEGDEKNIAIMHAFVDEMEFEKTGFVDAMRRFLQSFRLPGEAQKIDRFMLKFAERYVLGNPDVFTNADAAYILAYSVIMLNTDLHSPQIKNRMTIDSFIMNNSGIDDGKDLPREFLEKIYDEILNDEIKLQSEQHAALLAGDLSVPASGQSIGFFGGRDVTREAYIHASKEMSTKTEKLMRNLGKKSKSDDSEGIFYAASNVLHVKSIFDTLWMSVLAALTPPFKEYDEEDVSRTCLEGIKLSIRIACMFGLDYAKTSFISALVQFQNLHNYEEMKQKNIDSIYIMLDLAVSEGDHLGRDAWVQILTSISQLERLQLIAQGVDQDSIPDVTIAKLVTRNSLETSRTSSSFFRSFSSSQTPAQTAASKFHNQQLSPEAASLLTKTELEVAIDKVFTNSANLSGESIVQFVRALSEVAQEEIDSSGQSTNPRTYSLQKVVDICYYNMSRIRLEWSQLWAAMGETFNAVGCHTNPAISFFALDSLRQLSMRFLEIEELAHFKFQKEFLKPFEYVILHNDSLEVKDMVLECINNMILARADKIKSGWKTIFGVCTAAAKENKESIVMKAYKMANWINKEYVEEVRLQDSFSDLVVCFTVMAKNEKFQRISLLSLDVLSRLIHEIAQYTVLNTGEDNKPIVPDIEKNEHLVKLWFPVLYGFHDIIMTGEELEVRSRALTNLFDVLMKYGQYFDFEFWKIICENLLFPIFHVLSNHWEIGLDDINDQLSVWLSTTLIQALKSMMTLFTHYFDALNSFLDGYLELIISCICQENDTIARIGRECLISLLIDNAQNFNYEHWGKVSDALSNLFELTTAKELFTSDPLRNRTAKDGEGGSSDIGGEEVEHRESKNPIIDDAEERLKKSKDKSSIVVKSVLQLLLIQSLSELFESDDFYENVPYHYLLKMAKLLFKSYNFAKKFNDDYDLRVRLWNAGVIERLPNLLKQESSSAAVFINITFRMYCDDDKTSPANKQSLLDYLVPLCNTIVERYSDLDETNQQRNISTWKPVIVEIYEGYVELDDDDFVKHCPVLYHLTLKLFTKSMSSELRLAIKAFLTRVGEEFVSISDNVKEKNRK
- the RAY38 gene encoding Ray38p homologue, putative (Similar to S. cerevisiae STM1;~In Candida maltosa: homolog of a purine motif triple-helical DNA-binding protein, Stm1p, is a ribosome-associated protein and dissociated from ribosomes prior to the induction of cycloheximide resistance;~In S. cerevisiae: binds G4 quadruplex and purine motif triplex nucleic acid; acts with Cdc13p to maintain telomere structure; interacts with ribosomes and subtelomeric Y' DNA;~spliced gene), giving the protein MSFQNKNLYDLLGNDVEEDAASSAPIREVVKKNTSSKKSDSAPSSADPAKAKKKKQPTGNEAALKNKNFNKDVAPPQSTATKHSKKPFDRHSRTGKTDSKKKLQQGWGQSDKRELEGEVEGTEDAEAELEAEAEENDESANATPKKSLQEYLAELELSKQELEGSKKLRQANEGAEEKWTSEEKIEKEQEVFFASTHSKKVKSKAQKEKVFLDIDASFGDEQPQNTRGGFRGGKRGGARGGARGGAKRGGRGGAAKPEVNDKNFPSL